The nucleotide sequence TCAGTTTTGGAATTACAATTACTGTAATTACTGAAATTTAGCAAATTAATCTACTTTTATAAGACGTTTAAATATTCTATTTAAACCACAGCAAATTGCAAATTGCATGAAGAGTACCACCAACTGCCACCAGAAATGGCAGTTGGTGGTACTCTGCTAAGCTAGTTACCGTTAGCAGAAGGTtagctttttttccttcaaccaCTGCTTAATAAAAGcatgtagaataaagtgaaTTTACAAGATACTGATTTATTAAATTCATAATTTTCAGTTACAGGGAACAGATAAATTAGGGAAAGAGTATGGAAATTGAGATTTAGCTTTAGCTAGCAATGACCCCCATCACCACGCTAGCTAACTTCCAATTAATACAGTGCTCTTAGCTGTGTAGTTTGCAGTTTCTCCGGGAGACAGGCTTTGTTTTTAGCTCAGTTTATGAATTACTGCAATTTATCAAATTAATCTACTttataagacattttaatgttcTTTTTAGGTAGTTTAACCACACTAAATCGCATGAACCTCACCAAGGAGATGGTAGTTCCTGCTACTCTGCTAAGCTAGTTACCGTTAGCAGGagtttagctgttttttttcccctctttagCCACTGCTTCATTCAGTTATTAAGAACAATGAACTAAATGCCCAGGACTTTGgtttattaacatttatatttttcagttaAAGGTAAAAGCTAGGGTAATATCGACGTAAATCTAGATTTAGCtttagctagctatagctaCATCACCACATAGCTTCCTCTTGATATAGCTTAGCGCTCCTGATATAGCTATACAGTTTGCTGTTTCTCTGTGACaaagtgcattttttatttgtaattacTGCAAATTGGGCATGCTTTTTAAtgcaaataatacatttatagTATAATAATTATCTTTTGGACATCTTTGGACTATCATCTCTGCACACTGCACATTCTCTAATATTTAACACTGTGAATGTTTGTATGCTCCTGTTGGAAACTGTATTCTCAGATTCTGCTCTTAACTCAGTTTTGACCAAATTTGTAGTCACACTGTTTGGTTTTATAGGTCAGAGTACATCAGTCTGGCACCATGAGCTGCAGCCTGTCACCATACCATGATAATACATACATGTGTGAATGCATGCAAGCATACACTtcaccatgcacacacacacacacacacacacacacacacacacacacacagatttacacaTTTCTACAGCGTCTTGCCAGATCTTGGAGAGGCAGCCCTCTAATGCTGTGTGACTGCACTCCCCGGGGCTTCTTTCTGCTCCGCTGGATGAGCTGCCTGCACAGAGAGAAATCAGGGAATCCCTTCCTTCCCTGGCTTCTCTCCTCCCTTATTCACCCATTTATTccccctccagcagccttgTGTGCAAGCTGTATAAAAGCTCGGTTATCATTAGGGAGCCATTCTCCCCGTGACAATGATAAAACAGCCTCAGCAGATACTGCATCTGCGGCTCACAGGAGCCAAATGAACCAATTTAAGGAAGCGTCACTATGACAAATTACAGTAATGCGGGATGTCTTACGCAGCAAATGCTTGTTgttcatgaaaaagaaaaacagcaatgtaaAATTTGTCAGGGTGGATGTTTCTTTTCGGGGGAAAGCTCGTACTGAATGAAGCTTCAGGAGGCTGCTTATTTTAATATAACATCCACTTACAGGGCTTCATAATGAACCTAATGATAATGTATGAACTCGTGGGTGTTATTTTAACTCATTAGCAcagctttgttttaatttacagtacagCTGTTTTCAGTTAAACACACAGATCTGATGGCTGATAGGAAACACTGGTTAAATATTGTCTGTGGCTTCTTCGACACTTTGGCCAGCAGCCACCCTGTCTGACAGGTCTAATGGCCACTCTGATGAGTTGAATTGGCCTTTTCAGACCACACTGGCTGCTTGAACTGGACAATGAAAATGCAACACTTGCTGCCAAATaacaacagtaaacaacacaaaaccaTGATGCTGAATTAGTCTATCAGTCCACGTTTTAACCTGAGATTCGATACATCTGAATATAACCATGTGACATGTAATTTAGTGCCAAAACATGTCGTTTTATTAACAGAACGatgattttaaagccaatacaTAGACATTTTGGGAGCTTACTTGCTCTCCAGAGTTAGAGAGGATCGATGCTGGACAGGTCtcagagtggtattgatcttttcATCTGTCGGAGACAAAGCAAATAAACgtatttccccaaaatgtcaaactgttcctttaggTCATCTATCAAGATGAAAATGCGAAACCATTGGCTCTTGAATGTGAGGATTTGCCTCTTTTCTCTCACTTCTATCAACATACAGAAAATCATTGAGATTTAGTCTTGTGGTTGAGTAAACCATACAATTTTAAGTGTCATTTTCCACAATTTTCAGACATTAAATAATGGAGTCAGAGCTCAGAAgatgaattattaataaattTGTGCCAGAATTtactgcttttgtttgttttatttgatagtaaattgaatatatttCAGTATTAGACTGTTGTGATAGTCTTTTCCCAccgttttctgacattttaaagaccaaATGATGAATTGACTgatcaaaaaacattttcagagtCATTTATAATGTGTTAAAATCATTCAGAAATCATAAATTGACTGAACAACAAAAACTAATCAGCCCTTGAACCCAAATGTTATTCATACATCCAAGGTTTGGTTACAACTTTGGGGGTGACACTTAATGTCCTGCATTCTAGTGAATTCTATGCACCGATTTATGacgtaaatgtctttaatttatgtttctgaaaagatgcacatgttctaaacgCTGACAGGACGTGTCCCCTGCGTCCCCGTGACATCTACACCTTTGTTTACATCCTGCATGCACCATGTATTCCAGGCTCAAACCATCCTGTCAGGATTTCTGAGGAATAGAGGCTTCAAATCCAGCTGCTGACAACATCTTAGCATCTTCAAAAGAAGCTTcgcattttttaaaactggatCTCACATCTCTGCTGTGAGTGGCAGCATCAAACACAAGCATAACACCAGCTAATCTGGGGCAAAAGAAGCACCTTTGAGTTGTAATAAGATCAGCACCTTGTGAACATTCTGCCAGATATCTATCCAAAACCAGCCCTGCAGACATACAGCAGCATCACTGTATGTCACCCCCTGGATAAAAAGCCCTGGGATATCCTGGTGACGCCACATGAAACTACCAGACGAGGTCATCATTTATTAACAGCTGACATATTACTAGCCTATAGGACAATTAAAATGATTCACCTCAAGTCACACCTGTGAGAAAGCCTCTCAGTTTAAGGTAAAGTCAAACCAGGTGATCAAAACCACTCCTGCCCCTCCATATCATGACATGATAGGTTTCACATCTCAGTCAGCAgtttaatgaataaaacatattCTCAGCAGATGGATCCAGCTGAGTTGACTGCAGGTTAATGTGCCGTCGAAACCTGCGGAGGCTCCAACAAGACACAAGAAAAGGCGCTTTTTGCTGCATTGCACCTGACGCGCTCAACTTTACCCGGGGAAGTGGGGCTGTCTGGTCCCGCTGATGTGTGACTAATCCTCCGAGGTCGTGGTCGTGatggtggacagacagacacccCCTCACACCCCCCAGGAAACACAAGGAAAGGATAGAATAACATATCATGACCAGCTGGGGGACAAGCAGGCAGCGGCTGACTGTGCCATATGCCACAGGAAACGCGGTGGCGGTGTGGTGTCCCGGTGTGTTGCCGGCTGACCTGCAGAGCGGCGGTGTCTTACCTGGTAGCTGCGGACACGGAGGCGGGGAGCCGGCGGGGGGAGCACGGCAGGCTGGGAGAGTCCGTCCCGGGATCAGAGCACCGTACGTGAGAGAGTCGGTGCGTCTCGGCACCGTCTGAAGGCTGAGCTCCACAGCCAGGGTGTTCCCGACAGGAGGGggcgtggtgtgtgtgtgtgtgtgtgtgtgtgtgtgtgtgtctcaggcaTGCACGCAATCCTCACAGAATAAGCTTATTTCTGACAATGCGACAGTTGTTCCAGCAAACTAAGACTCctgttgttttaatgaaaaacacTTAATGACCTAATTAAAGTGGGTCATATTTTATACACTGCAGCACTGGGCTCTAGATAGGTTGAGGGAAACTCCTTATTGTCACCAGCAGGACATTTTATATTATGGATTTCCCTGCTGAGATCCAGTGGGAGTCTGTATTTCTGAGTTTATGGCCAGAGCtctgctgcagagtgacagtTTACTTCATAGCCAGGTGTAGCTGGAAAAAATGAGCTGGTCATTTTGGACAAACAGGGCTGTGAAAAGAGCTGAAGATATGGGGGAAACacgaataaaagaaaataataataaaaggaTCTTATTCCATTATCAGAACAGATTCTTTAGACGTTGATAATAATGTGTCTGTCTTTATTGTGACCTGttttcttgcttttattttggcacatttttgtttttatgtatgttGCTCTCTGTGTTGCAGACTATCAGGCAATGTAGTTTAATGATGTCCTGCACAACACATCTTATCTTATATTCCCTTTTTTTGTAATCATTGCATGCATTATTTAAATATCTGTTAGGGTGACAATGTCCAAAAACTGCTTTTGGCTAACTATGGTACATTTATTACAGTCATTATTCATTAGTCCACTGttcatgttaaataaataacagataaaatcaataaatataaatgtccaTCACATTGTGTTATATCATTACATCATGATAGGTGCTGAACCTTTACTCAAAAGAACACGTGCAACATATTATCACAAGTGGAAAACCATTTTACATGTGAaaatttcacattttaacaGCAAGTAGAAACAACTATATacagtaaaacttcaattaaaagtcGAGTtccaattaaacacccagtcacagccacacattttgacaaataaaggcttgtctcaattagaggcttggtctggttgccaagcagttcatttttaaagaatttCTATGGATATATAAAACAGGCTGCTGGCTACCCACTGGATTAGATTCTCCTCAGTTCAATAGTTCAGTTCATTTAGAAGACTGCAATTAATTCTGATTTACCAGCATGACGAAAAACAAATGATGACTCCCTCccctgaagctgtcataaagtcagaatatgtgtctaTTCCAAGATTACGTGGttagttattcatattcctttagtctggaaggatcaaaagaatcaaagatgtttttcataagaatgaatccaagttgtgagtactGTTTTAACAGGAGAAAGTGGTGTTGGGTCAGTGTGCTGGGTGCTGTTAATTTTTAAGTGCCTTAAAAAGAGTGTCATAACACTCTCTCTGATGCCTTGTCTGTGAGAGCTAGATTGAATGAAGGATTTGTCACTGATATGTTATTCAAATCTTATTGTTTATAcgagtaatattcatactggctTGAACAaataatttcattgtattttcagatctttgctgagcaaccgATTCACGTGAAAgcaattaaaggcctgtcccattgacttcagtgatttatgcaaataatagcctgggctactaattaAGTTTTTACAGAACACATATGACATCTTATGTAAAACACATGTCACAGGGTTATGAGATATTCATGGTATGATAACTATCTCAGAAAATAATATCATGCTactacagaattattattatcatcaagtacaatgacccttaaagaaatgaaaacaggagGGTTAATAAATGAttcaaataaatgatttattattatgatttaagcttaaaaccatttttattaatggaagtatgtctaaaaagtctcccttttgaaaataagTAAAGATTATGTGACCAGCTGCATTGTTTTTCCAGTACTGTAGAtacatggtatgataaccatACATTTTAATACCATGGTTTACCTTGAAATTGGAATACTGCTGCAACCTTACACAGGGCACACATGTATATAGGCACATATGGATGAgttcacaaacacatacagtttgttgaaaattaaatgaaaccGTATTCCACTTAAAGTCATGTGAAATACAGTTTTTCAACATGTGTTTATATGGGTTTCCTGAGTTATAATAACGTCCTTATGAATCAGTCTGAAGCATAGTCTGAACTCAGTCCACAGCTGATAAATAAGGACAGTATTGTTACATGAATAAGTCGCCCTCTAATGTTGATGCTCGCCTGCAGTGTCCAGTTTCAGCCACAGTGAGGCGACATAAtaaaaccagccaccagccTCAGGAGGAGCAGTGACGTCTTGTCTGTGTTCTTTGACTCTGAGCGgcaggaagtaaacaggaacAATAACTGAGCCGGTGATAATACACCTCTGAATCAGCGTCAGTGACGATGGAGGAATATAACTCTGGAGATGAGGTGAAGTTGTtgaattatatttaatttaaatatcgACAGCTCCGCATATTACAGAAAAAAGACGCCTTGGTtcgttaacattagctgtgcaAGCTAGCTTTAGTAGCTGAAGCTAACGGTTGTTAACATCGGGGTGTGGTCATTATATTaactatattatatttatatttacaataTTATCAGCCTGTTAAGGTCAGAGCCAGCAAATTACACTTACATCGATAAATAGCAAATTTCTTAGCACATATGTAAAGAAATGGACATAATAATAGTTCTCCCAACGCTacttaaaagaaaatgtgccattaaattaaattatttctgattctgaattCATGTGGTATTTTTAATACATAGATATTTTATCCCATTTCTGTCTGTAGTCAGTTGAGCCCGAGAAGTGCCATGGAAAAAAGTGGTTAATTCTTGTTTGACTTATGTTCCCTCAAGATATAACTCGTTCCCTCGAGATAGAAGTTGTTCCCTCGAGATATAAATCATTCCCCCGAAATGTGAGTTATTAGCTTGAGATTTAATTTGTTCCCTCAAGATATAAGTTGTTCTCTGAGATATAAGTCGTTATCTTGACATAAGTTGTTACCGCGAAATATAAGTTGTTCCCTCTAGGTGTAAGTTGTTACCTCAAAATATAAGTTGTTCCCTCTAGGTGTAAGTCGTTCCCTCAAGATACAAGTCGTTCCCCAGAGATGTCATTATCTTGACATATAAGTCGTTTCCCCGAGATAGAAGCTGTTCCCTCAAAATATAAGTTGTTCCCTCTAGGTGTAAGTCGTTCCCTCAAGATACAAGTCGTTCCCCAGAGATGTCATTATCTTGACATATAAGTCGTTTCCCCGAGATATAAGCTGTTCCCTCAAAATATAAGTTGTTCCCTCTAGGTGTAAGTCGTTCCCTCAAGATACAAGTCGTTCCCCAGAGATGTCATTATCTTGACATATAAGTCGTTTCCTCGAGATATAAGCTGTTCCCTCAAGATATAAGCTGTTCTCCCAAGATTTAAGTTGTTACCTTGAGATTTAAGTCGTTTCCCCGAGATATAAGTCGTTCCCCTGAGGTAAAAGTTGTCCCCTCAAGAATATAAATTGTTCTCCCAAGATTTAAGTTGTGTCCTTGAAATAGAAGTCGTTTCCTCGTTTTGGTTCATTCGTGAGATAAGTGTAACATTACAGAGAACCAGCACAACAGACCAGCCTGTCTTCAAGGGTGAAGTTAGTGAAATATTTGATGTCTGCCTTTTTTCGTGGCTGATATCTTCAACAGCTGTGTACCAGAGCTGCATTTTCTCCCAGTTTTTCAATATGTTGGAAAGCTAATTTAGGCAGATATTTAACAATTTTAGTCAACTTGAAATAATCAAAAATGATAAGGAAGTTAAGAACGCAATGAGCTGAATGTCTGTCCAATGCACCTGTGACTAGGCGTACTTAGGGACCGTCCTAAAAGTGCAAAATGACCCATTTCAATATTCaataacttttttgtttttcaacatAGAAATATCAAGCCACCGCAATTTCAGAGACTGACAGCATATTTCAGCACACTCATAGTGTGAATTTGtaaaatagatagataaataattaaaatatgtaGCAAATCATGGTTATAAGCAACCTATTTAATTAATTGTGCACATCTCAAGGTTGTGATGTCAGTAGCTTGCTCATTTGTGAATATACTGTCACATCACATGCCATGTCTCTGTGACATCTTTTATAACTTTCACAGCTGTTAGTTTGTTGAAAAAGCCAGTAGCAAATCTCTCAATGTAGTGAGCTTTTGCTTTGATATGTATGCATGATTCAAGGTTGTAATTCAATAGCTTGCTCATTTAAGCACATAGATTAACCAAAACGAGGGAATGAATCAAACAATCTCGAGGCCACGCGTTAGTAAAGTGAGGCCTCACAGAAGCATCTCAAGCAGTCGATTTAGTAAAACGTGGCCttgatttatttatctttttctctccattttctTGTTACCTGTTATTCATTGATTTACTGTTTTGTATTGTCATGCTCTGCATTACGTTTTTATCTATTGAAAAACTATTGAATAATTTAATACACTTATTTAAGTCTgaaattatttcagtttttttaatgtcaccCACTGTGACATGCACACAGTGActgttacagaaaaaaagaatcagtCTATAAGTGTGTTTCTAAAACAACAGATGTCCTCACTAACCctgtttttccttcttctttaaaaacaaaatgactgcaggtTGTCTTCAACGCTGATGAGGTCCATATCTCAGTCAAAGAGGTACCTTTTCACTCCTGGaaacaataaatattttattgtaaatccACTGTGTGGTGTGATGACGccggtgtgtttttttctcagtgtaTTGAAGGTGTCATCGGTGGAACAGATTACAACCAGAGTAAAGTGAACCAGTGGACGGCCAGTATAGTGGAGCACTGTCTGACTCACCTGGTGAAACAGGGACGGCCATTCAAATACATAGGTAAAACAACTGCCCTTCATCTTATATACCAACATGAGAGCTCAGGACGTAATGTTGACATGCAGAGGTTTTTATGTGACTGTGAGTAAAACCTCTCCCCGATATTTATTTTGCAGTAAACTGTGCGATCATGCAGAAGAGCGGCGCTGGTCTCCACACAGCCAACTCC is from Epinephelus moara isolate mb chromosome 7, YSFRI_EMoa_1.0, whole genome shotgun sequence and encodes:
- the LOC126392600 gene encoding dynein light chain Tctex-type 3-like, with protein sequence MEEYNSGDEVVFNADEVHISVKECIEGVIGGTDYNQSKVNQWTASIVEHCLTHLVKQGRPFKYIVNCAIMQKSGAGLHTANSCYWDTATDGSSTVRWENRTMYCVVSVFAVAVAL